The proteins below come from a single Geobacillus thermoleovorans genomic window:
- a CDS encoding FecCD family ABC transporter permease: MLVTNRQKMVGLIGLLIVLLAAMWMSIVCGYTDTSWRQAVAALIDNDGSNAHLVVATVRLPRALIAAAVGASLAMAGALMQALTRNPLASPGIFGINAGAGFLIVVMVTFFSISSLQMLSWVAFMGAAMAALIVFVISAAGKDGLTPLKMTLAGTAVAALFASLTQGMLAMNEKALEEVLFWLAGSVAGRKLELLAAVFPYLAAAWLGSMLLARHVNILMMGDDVAKGLGQRTTFIKAAAALLVVLLAGGSVAVAGPIGFIGIMVPHMARALAGVDHRWLLPYCALLGGILLLMADIGARYVLMPREVPVGIVTALLGVPFFIYIARRGIAAK; the protein is encoded by the coding sequence ATGCTGGTGACAAACCGTCAAAAAATGGTTGGCCTCATCGGTTTGCTGATTGTGCTGCTTGCCGCCATGTGGATGAGCATCGTTTGCGGATATACCGATACGAGTTGGCGGCAGGCGGTGGCGGCTCTCATCGACAATGATGGATCGAATGCCCATTTAGTCGTGGCGACGGTTCGGCTGCCGCGAGCGTTGATTGCGGCTGCCGTTGGCGCCAGCTTGGCGATGGCCGGAGCGCTCATGCAAGCGCTGACGCGAAACCCGCTCGCTTCGCCAGGCATTTTCGGCATTAACGCCGGGGCCGGTTTTTTGATTGTTGTGATGGTCACCTTTTTTTCCATTTCTTCATTGCAAATGTTGTCTTGGGTCGCATTTATGGGGGCGGCGATGGCGGCGTTGATCGTGTTTGTGATCAGCGCCGCGGGGAAGGACGGGCTGACCCCGCTCAAAATGACGCTCGCCGGCACGGCGGTCGCGGCTTTATTTGCCTCGCTGACGCAAGGGATGCTGGCGATGAATGAAAAAGCGCTTGAAGAAGTGCTCTTTTGGCTGGCCGGGTCGGTCGCCGGCCGGAAGCTCGAGCTGTTGGCAGCCGTCTTTCCGTATTTGGCCGCCGCCTGGCTTGGGTCCATGCTGCTGGCGCGCCATGTCAACATCTTAATGATGGGAGACGATGTAGCGAAAGGGCTCGGGCAGCGGACAACCTTCATTAAAGCGGCCGCCGCTCTCTTAGTTGTCCTGCTCGCCGGCGGTTCGGTCGCTGTTGCCGGTCCGATCGGCTTTATCGGCATCATGGTGCCGCATATGGCGCGGGCGCTGGCCGGCGTCGACCACCGCTGGCTGCTTCCATACTGCGCCTTGCTTGGCGGGATTTTGCTTCTTATGGCCGATATTGGGGCGCGCTACGTTCTGATGCCGCGCGAAGTGCCGGTCGGCATCGTCACCGCCTTGCTCGGCGTTCCATTTTTCATCTACATTGCCCGCAGGGGGATCGCCGCAAAATGA
- a CDS encoding FecCD family ABC transporter permease, translated as MKKYITVRMGKHISFFYDKKAVAVLAALIAAAVLLFLISIGSGEMRMSPLEAAAALFGYGEEIHQTVIVTFRLPRVLVAWLAGMALAAAGAILQGMVRNPLASPDVLGITGGAAAAVVGFLALFSDENNSLTVSIHWLPLAAFLGAAAAAWLVYMLAWKNGLAPLRLVLVGIGVSALMQALTTLLMITGPIYRASQANVWITGSVYGASWQHVSLMAPWVIGLLLVAILAARHVNVQELGDELAIGLGGAVERQRLGLVLLSTALTGGAVAFAGGIGFVGLMAPHMARRLVGSAFGALLPTAALLGGVFVMGADLAGRLLLAPTEIPAGVFTAAIGAPYFIYLLYRSRKL; from the coding sequence ATGAAAAAATACATCACGGTCCGAATGGGAAAACACATCTCGTTTTTCTATGACAAAAAAGCTGTTGCGGTGCTCGCCGCGCTCATAGCAGCGGCCGTCTTACTTTTCCTGATCAGCATTGGCAGCGGCGAAATGCGCATGTCCCCGCTTGAGGCCGCTGCCGCGCTGTTCGGATACGGAGAGGAAATTCATCAGACGGTGATTGTGACGTTCCGCCTGCCGCGTGTGCTTGTCGCTTGGTTGGCCGGAATGGCGCTGGCTGCCGCGGGTGCCATTTTGCAAGGAATGGTGCGCAATCCGCTCGCTTCGCCGGATGTGCTCGGCATCACCGGCGGAGCGGCGGCCGCGGTCGTTGGCTTTTTGGCGCTGTTTAGCGATGAAAACAACTCTTTGACCGTCAGCATCCACTGGCTGCCGCTTGCCGCCTTTCTCGGCGCAGCGGCCGCTGCTTGGCTCGTGTATATGCTGGCGTGGAAAAACGGCCTCGCCCCGCTTCGGCTCGTGCTTGTCGGCATCGGCGTTTCTGCGCTCATGCAGGCGTTGACGACACTGTTGATGATCACAGGACCCATCTATCGGGCGAGCCAGGCAAACGTGTGGATTACGGGCAGTGTGTATGGAGCTTCTTGGCAGCACGTTTCGCTCATGGCGCCATGGGTCATCGGACTGCTCCTTGTGGCGATATTGGCCGCGCGGCATGTCAATGTGCAGGAGCTGGGCGATGAGCTGGCGATTGGGCTTGGCGGCGCGGTCGAACGGCAACGGCTAGGACTTGTTTTGCTTAGCACCGCGCTCACCGGCGGCGCGGTCGCTTTCGCCGGCGGCATCGGCTTTGTCGGGCTGATGGCGCCGCATATGGCGCGCCGCCTTGTCGGTTCGGCGTTTGGCGCTCTTCTTCCGACCGCTGCGCTGTTAGGCGGTGTGTTCGTCATGGGGGCGGATTTGGCTGGGCGGCTGCTTTTGGCGCCGACGGAAATTCCGGCTGGAGTGTTTACCGCGGCGATTGGAGCACCGTATTTCATTTATTTATTGTACCGAAGTCGGAAATTATAA
- a CDS encoding ABC transporter ATP-binding protein encodes MHGLQAKELTLSYGEAIVIDRLDLTIPKGKITVFIGANGCGKSTLLRALARLLKPTSGAVLLDGKEIAKQPTKEIARRLAILPQSPMAPEGLTVLQLVKQGRYPYQTWFKQWSDEDERAVVRALEATGLAEFAERPVDSLSGGQRQRAWIAMTLAQETDIILLDEPTTYLDLAHQIDILDLLFELNEKERRTIVMVLHDLNLACRYAHHLVAIRDKTVYAEGKPEDVISRQLVKDVFQMDCQITYDPIFGTPLCIPYGKGRRILQKEGVS; translated from the coding sequence ATGCATGGGTTGCAGGCGAAAGAGTTGACGCTATCCTATGGCGAGGCGATCGTTATTGACCGTTTAGACTTGACGATTCCAAAAGGAAAAATCACGGTGTTCATCGGCGCGAACGGCTGCGGCAAGTCGACGTTGCTGCGCGCCTTGGCCCGGCTGCTAAAACCAACAAGCGGCGCTGTGCTGCTGGATGGAAAAGAAATCGCCAAACAGCCGACAAAAGAAATCGCCCGCCGGCTCGCCATTTTGCCGCAGTCGCCTATGGCTCCGGAAGGACTGACCGTGTTGCAACTTGTGAAGCAAGGGCGCTACCCGTATCAAACGTGGTTCAAGCAATGGAGTGACGAAGATGAGCGGGCGGTTGTGCGGGCCCTAGAGGCAACTGGACTCGCCGAATTCGCCGAGCGGCCGGTCGATTCGCTTTCCGGCGGACAGCGCCAACGCGCATGGATCGCCATGACATTAGCGCAAGAAACAGACATCATTTTGCTTGACGAGCCGACGACGTATTTGGATCTCGCGCATCAAATTGACATTTTAGATTTATTGTTTGAGCTGAATGAAAAAGAACGGCGGACGATCGTCATGGTGCTTCACGATTTGAATTTAGCGTGCCGTTACGCCCATCATCTCGTCGCCATTCGCGATAAAACGGTGTATGCCGAAGGAAAGCCGGAAGACGTCATTTCCCGCCAGCTCGTGAAAGATGTGTTCCAAATGGATTGCCAAATCACGTACGATCCGATCTTTGGCACCCCGCTTTGCATTCCGTATGGGAAAGGACGGCGAATTTTACAGAAAGAAGGCGTATCGTGA
- a CDS encoding IucA/IucC family C-terminal-domain containing protein, producing the protein MRLREDEMKTLETYRFSSGAADVSSSMLFAWLLHDDGQLAKYVAHVRTEMGAANDAVAASMLVKRLSFLAPMALYAMSVWNKRLVLDPGRIWLDTDGEGEMWMPRFRFEPPEAEACGIERSRWREQVVRDVFAGLFAPLIARLRRLTRISPLVLWENVAIYVYWVYERWLEDESLAPVADRLRDDFRFLIHEADGRLFGQKDNPLRRFFKGASGMQRTTCCLYVHTKGGTCCQTCPTRARQRQTG; encoded by the coding sequence ATGAGACTGCGTGAAGACGAAATGAAAACGTTGGAAACGTACCGTTTTTCAAGCGGGGCGGCTGATGTCTCGTCGTCGATGTTGTTTGCTTGGCTGCTTCATGACGACGGGCAGCTCGCGAAGTATGTCGCGCACGTCCGCACCGAGATGGGAGCGGCAAATGACGCCGTTGCGGCGTCGATGCTCGTCAAACGATTAAGCTTTTTGGCACCGATGGCGCTATACGCCATGTCGGTATGGAACAAGCGGCTTGTGCTCGATCCTGGACGAATTTGGCTTGACACGGACGGCGAAGGGGAGATGTGGATGCCGCGGTTTCGCTTTGAGCCGCCGGAAGCGGAGGCGTGCGGCATTGAGCGCAGCCGCTGGCGCGAGCAAGTCGTTCGCGACGTGTTCGCCGGCTTGTTCGCTCCGCTCATCGCTCGGTTGCGGCGTCTGACGCGCATATCGCCGCTCGTCTTATGGGAAAATGTCGCGATTTACGTGTATTGGGTATATGAACGTTGGCTTGAGGATGAGTCGCTTGCCCCGGTCGCCGACCGGCTGCGCGATGATTTCCGCTTCCTTATTCATGAAGCCGACGGCCGCCTGTTTGGACAAAAAGACAACCCACTTCGCCGCTTTTTTAAAGGAGCAAGCGGCATGCAGCGGACGACGTGCTGCCTGTACGTGCACACAAAAGGAGGGACGTGCTGCCAAACGTGTCCCACTCGCGCCCGCCAGCGGCAAACCGGGTGA
- a CDS encoding putative bifunctional diguanylate cyclase/phosphodiesterase has product MDKYTAFFHHFTEAVVILNLQGVIIYNNPAFAGLALSEEEQRTLSVEGRALVERVKQRPAAFRWELLDGLLVAGVSPIIGENGQTAAVLCVLRRQAEESGLQARLAEAERRLQLIVEHSNDYVLIFSPNRELSYIPPSWKRKTNKRLPVSYEEVLTFVHPDDAPVVAQKLAELYDTYETQSAEFRKQGEKGEWVWMEAQGKAIIDEAGTLDCVIVTVKNISERKRYEEKLRQLAYFDSLTGIANRSYFERHIHELIASQTPFALCYLDFDKFKWINDHFSHQAGDYFLREAVKRVERALRPGDFFARIGGDEFVLLLPNITKTEMTALAEQLVSSFHEPFYYEKQLIQSTLSIGIAFFPKDSDRIEQVMKYADQALYEVKERGRNGYAFYRPTEHRHAVIEQDLPFAIMRGQLYLCYQPKVQLAKGKAMGVEALLRWRHPSLGEIPPLDFIPLAEESGFIFEITLWVLEQASRQVKEWERKFPGLKLAVNLSPFLLNRPELIEHVKRILRETGLSPDRLILEVTESGLMENIETGQHILTELQRLGVQAAIDDFGTGFSSLAYIRNLPVSLLKIDRSFIEGIAENSKDATIVDTIIHLAKSLDIEVLAEGVESESQVALLSQMHCDYAQGFYFSRSLEAEKLQQWLEEYNRTACNGPSS; this is encoded by the coding sequence ATGGACAAATATACGGCCTTTTTCCATCACTTCACAGAAGCAGTGGTCATCTTGAATTTGCAAGGCGTGATCATTTACAACAATCCGGCTTTTGCCGGCTTGGCGCTGAGTGAAGAAGAACAGAGGACGCTGTCCGTCGAAGGACGGGCGTTGGTTGAACGGGTGAAACAGCGCCCGGCTGCCTTTCGCTGGGAGTTGCTTGACGGCTTATTGGTTGCAGGCGTGTCGCCGATCATCGGTGAAAACGGACAGACGGCCGCCGTCTTATGCGTTCTTCGCCGCCAAGCGGAGGAGAGCGGCCTGCAAGCGCGGCTTGCCGAAGCGGAACGGCGTCTGCAGCTGATTGTTGAGCATTCGAACGATTACGTGTTGATTTTTTCTCCCAATCGTGAGTTGTCATACATTCCGCCGTCATGGAAGCGAAAAACAAACAAGCGCCTTCCAGTGTCATACGAAGAGGTGCTGACATTTGTCCACCCTGATGACGCCCCGGTCGTGGCACAAAAATTGGCTGAGCTGTACGATACATACGAGACGCAATCCGCCGAATTTCGCAAGCAAGGCGAGAAAGGCGAATGGGTTTGGATGGAGGCGCAAGGGAAGGCGATCATCGATGAAGCAGGGACGCTCGATTGCGTCATTGTGACCGTGAAAAACATCAGCGAGCGGAAGCGGTACGAAGAAAAGCTGCGCCAACTTGCCTATTTCGATTCGCTCACGGGCATCGCCAACCGCAGCTATTTCGAGCGGCATATTCATGAGCTGATCGCGAGTCAGACGCCGTTTGCTCTTTGTTATTTGGATTTTGACAAATTCAAATGGATCAACGATCATTTTTCCCATCAAGCCGGCGATTACTTTTTGCGCGAGGCGGTCAAGCGCGTCGAGCGGGCGTTGCGTCCCGGCGACTTTTTTGCCCGCATCGGCGGTGATGAGTTTGTTCTCTTGCTGCCGAACATAACGAAAACAGAGATGACCGCCTTGGCGGAACAGCTTGTCAGTTCGTTTCACGAGCCGTTTTATTACGAAAAACAGCTGATTCAATCAACATTGTCGATCGGCATCGCTTTTTTCCCGAAAGACAGCGATCGGATCGAGCAAGTGATGAAATATGCCGATCAAGCGTTGTACGAAGTGAAAGAGCGGGGGCGGAACGGCTATGCCTTTTACCGGCCGACCGAGCATCGGCATGCGGTGATCGAGCAAGATTTGCCGTTTGCCATTATGCGCGGGCAGTTGTATTTATGCTATCAGCCGAAAGTGCAACTTGCTAAAGGAAAGGCGATGGGGGTTGAGGCGCTTTTGCGCTGGCGTCATCCGTCGCTCGGTGAAATTCCGCCGCTCGATTTCATTCCGTTGGCGGAGGAAAGCGGGTTTATTTTTGAAATTACATTATGGGTGTTGGAACAGGCGTCCCGTCAAGTGAAAGAGTGGGAAAGAAAATTTCCGGGCCTCAAGCTCGCAGTCAACTTGTCGCCGTTTTTGCTCAATCGTCCGGAGCTCATCGAGCATGTGAAGCGCATTTTGCGGGAGACGGGGCTTTCGCCCGATCGGCTCATTTTGGAAGTGACCGAAAGCGGACTGATGGAAAACATCGAAACAGGGCAGCACATTTTAACCGAATTGCAACGTCTCGGTGTGCAGGCGGCGATCGATGACTTTGGAACCGGTTTTTCATCATTGGCTTACATCCGCAATTTGCCAGTGTCGCTGTTGAAAATCGACCGCAGTTTCATTGAAGGCATTGCGGAAAACTCGAAAGATGCAACGATTGTTGATACGATCATTCATTTAGCAAAAAGCCTGGATATTGAAGTATTGGCCGAAGGGGTGGAGAGTGAATCGCAAGTGGCGCTTCTTTCGCAAATGCATTGCGACTATGCACAAGGGTTTTACTTCAGCCGCTCGCTCGAAGCGGAAAAGTTGCAGCAATGGCTTGAGGAGTACAACCGCACGGCTTGCAATGGGCCTTCGTCATAA
- a CDS encoding DUF5634 family protein, with translation MEFAPRSVVIEEFIDTLEPMMEAYGLDQVGIFEEHGEGNRYYVGYTINKDDEMITIHMPFVKNERGELALEKQEWTVRKDGREKKGFHSLQEAMEEVIHS, from the coding sequence ATGGAATTTGCGCCAAGAAGCGTTGTGATCGAGGAGTTCATCGACACGCTCGAGCCGATGATGGAAGCCTATGGACTCGACCAAGTCGGCATTTTTGAAGAGCATGGTGAAGGCAATCGCTATTATGTCGGCTATACGATCAACAAAGACGATGAGATGATCACCATTCACATGCCGTTTGTAAAAAACGAACGCGGTGAACTGGCGCTTGAGAAGCAGGAATGGACCGTTCGAAAAGACGGTCGGGAGAAAAAAGGCTTTCATTCGCTGCAAGAGGCGATGGAGGAAGTGATTCATTCATGA
- a CDS encoding GNAT family N-acetyltransferase, translating into MIAELHIADDETAVKVLHLQRRAYTIEAQIIGSTALPPLHDTIASLQRCGERFFGYFQGERLVGAIACKRNGKTLRLCRLMVDPDCFRQGIASALLDFVIKQEPSISEIVVTTGSGNAPAIRFYERHGFRAIERIETPERIELTKLVKRSG; encoded by the coding sequence ATGATTGCGGAACTTCACATAGCAGACGACGAAACGGCCGTTAAGGTGCTGCACCTACAGCGGCGCGCGTATACGATCGAGGCGCAGATCATCGGCAGCACGGCGCTCCCGCCGCTTCACGATACGATCGCTTCTCTGCAACGATGCGGCGAGCGCTTTTTCGGCTATTTTCAAGGGGAACGACTCGTTGGGGCGATCGCTTGCAAGCGGAATGGGAAGACGCTTCGCCTTTGCCGGCTGATGGTCGATCCGGATTGTTTCCGCCAAGGGATCGCCAGCGCGTTGCTCGACTTTGTGATCAAGCAAGAGCCGTCGATAAGCGAGATCGTCGTGACGACCGGAAGCGGCAACGCGCCGGCCATTCGCTTTTATGAACGCCATGGGTTTCGTGCCATCGAGCGCATCGAAACGCCGGAAAGAATCGAGTTAACGAAACTCGTGAAACGAAGCGGATGA
- a CDS encoding peptidase U61, translated as MTRGYEFPVVYDADFGHTDPMAVLPKGIQAEMKTDKSGSVAFRLPERAVE; from the coding sequence ATGACACGCGGGTACGAGTTTCCGGTTGTGTATGATGCCGATTTTGGCCATACAGATCCAATGGCAGTGTTGCCAAAAGGCATTCAAGCAGAGATGAAAACGGACAAAAGCGGATCTGTTGCGTTTCGCTTGCCTGAGCGGGCGGTTGAATGA
- a CDS encoding histidine phosphatase family protein — protein MATTLYLTRHGETKWNVERRMQGWQDSPLTEKGRQDAMRLGKRLEAVELAAIYTSTSGRALETAEIVRGGRLIPIYQDERLREIHLGDWEGKTHDEIRQMDPIAFDHFWNAPHLYAPQRGERFCDVQQRALEAVQRIVERHEGETVLIVTHGVVLKTLMAAFKDTPLDHLWSPPYMYGTSVTIIEVDGGTFHVAVEGDVSHIEEVREV, from the coding sequence ATGGCGACAACCTTGTATTTGACCAGACATGGGGAAACGAAGTGGAACGTCGAAAGGCGGATGCAAGGCTGGCAAGACTCGCCGCTCACGGAAAAAGGGCGGCAAGACGCCATGCGGCTTGGAAAGCGGCTTGAAGCGGTGGAATTGGCCGCGATTTACACAAGCACAAGCGGCCGGGCGCTTGAGACGGCGGAGATTGTCCGCGGCGGGCGGCTCATTCCGATCTATCAAGACGAGCGGCTGCGCGAGATTCATCTTGGCGATTGGGAAGGAAAGACGCATGACGAGATTCGGCAAATGGATCCGATCGCGTTCGACCATTTTTGGAACGCGCCCCATCTGTACGCTCCACAGCGAGGCGAGCGGTTTTGTGACGTGCAGCAGCGGGCGCTTGAAGCGGTGCAGCGCATCGTTGAGCGGCACGAGGGAGAAACGGTGTTAATCGTCACTCACGGCGTCGTGCTGAAAACGCTCATGGCGGCGTTCAAAGACACGCCGCTTGACCACCTGTGGTCGCCGCCGTATATGTACGGCACGAGTGTGACGATCATTGAAGTTGACGGTGGGACGTTTCACGTGGCCGTTGAAGGAGATGTGTCACATATTGAGGAAGTAAGGGAAGTATAG
- a CDS encoding PAS domain-containing hybrid sensor histidine kinase/response regulator has translation MLISNGVKFCEKKNFTEAHYKCLVDYNPHLVLSADLKGEIVSINPKAMEILHVHQDAPLTSLYDLFYEHDDEKIDECLRKVEKGQSCFFKASVKTSREERVIMEFTFIPIVEKKDVIGLFVVGKDITELIKYQERIKKVQRDLWNAMCQQQGMIFKFVKRGESFIHTLCGGELLNNFGIDPKQVLGKRLHDFLPEPIADQKEQYYRYTWETGETLYYEGNINGIDYLVSLRPIKKDGKVIEVVGSAIDITERKMMEQEMLRAKEEAEKANQAKSNLISRMSHEIRTPLNGVLGFAQLLEMDPSLKGRQREFVQEILGGARHLLNLINEMLDLARIETGRLPLTYDVVHPDDIIKESIKLVEPLANKKNIDIQARSSFSEQVYLYTDATRVRQVLLNLLDNAIKYNRDGGTVLIEGKYDQEKVVIHVKDNGIGIPDEEQENIFEPFYRIKGTHVDGNGIGLAFVKQIIRLLGGTIEVKSKLGVGSDFSFSLPAVSYFHSWPHSSRNKPVNQERLLKLGNKKILYIEDHISNLKLLEHILKPFPNLLLTFACNGGEGLQKAISGWFDLILIDIHLPDISGYTVLEMLQSDERTKHIPMIALSANAVPKEIERALKAGFTDYMTKPLEVNVFLEKLIHIWEEKRPHK, from the coding sequence TTGCTTATCTCGAACGGCGTGAAGTTTTGCGAAAAAAAAAACTTTACTGAAGCTCATTACAAATGTTTAGTCGATTACAATCCGCATCTTGTGTTGTCTGCTGACCTTAAGGGAGAAATTGTAAGCATCAATCCAAAGGCGATGGAGATCCTGCATGTTCATCAAGATGCACCGTTGACCAGTTTATACGACCTATTTTATGAGCATGATGATGAAAAAATTGATGAATGCTTAAGAAAAGTAGAAAAAGGTCAATCATGTTTCTTTAAGGCTTCAGTGAAAACGTCTCGGGAAGAAAGAGTCATCATGGAGTTTACTTTTATTCCGATAGTGGAAAAGAAAGATGTCATAGGGTTGTTTGTGGTGGGAAAAGATATTACAGAGCTAATAAAATATCAGGAGCGCATCAAAAAAGTGCAACGAGATTTATGGAATGCCATGTGCCAGCAGCAAGGCATGATTTTTAAATTTGTGAAAAGAGGGGAAAGTTTTATTCATACGTTATGCGGCGGGGAATTACTCAATAATTTCGGCATAGATCCTAAACAAGTGCTAGGTAAGAGATTACATGATTTTTTACCGGAGCCTATTGCCGATCAAAAAGAACAATATTATCGGTATACATGGGAAACCGGGGAAACATTGTACTATGAGGGGAATATAAACGGGATTGATTATTTAGTCAGTTTACGTCCCATAAAAAAAGATGGCAAAGTGATTGAAGTGGTTGGTTCGGCGATCGATATTACAGAAAGAAAAATGATGGAACAAGAGATGCTGCGGGCAAAAGAGGAGGCGGAGAAGGCCAACCAGGCGAAATCTAATTTAATTTCACGCATGAGCCACGAAATTCGAACGCCATTGAACGGAGTGCTAGGGTTCGCCCAATTGTTGGAGATGGATCCTTCCTTAAAGGGCCGGCAGCGGGAGTTTGTGCAAGAAATATTGGGAGGTGCCCGCCATTTATTAAATTTAATCAACGAAATGTTAGACTTGGCAAGGATCGAAACAGGAAGGCTGCCCTTAACTTATGATGTAGTCCATCCAGACGACATTATTAAAGAAAGCATTAAATTAGTCGAACCGTTAGCCAATAAGAAAAACATCGACATTCAAGCTCGATCGAGCTTCAGTGAACAAGTGTATTTATACACAGATGCGACGAGAGTGAGACAAGTGTTATTAAACTTGCTTGACAATGCCATTAAATACAATCGTGATGGCGGTACCGTCCTCATTGAAGGGAAATATGATCAGGAAAAAGTGGTTATACATGTAAAAGATAATGGGATAGGCATCCCGGATGAAGAACAAGAAAATATCTTTGAACCATTTTATCGCATAAAAGGCACTCATGTCGACGGCAATGGCATTGGGCTCGCTTTTGTCAAGCAGATTATCCGTCTTTTGGGCGGCACGATTGAGGTGAAAAGCAAGTTGGGCGTGGGAAGCGACTTTTCGTTCAGTCTTCCGGCTGTCAGTTATTTTCACAGCTGGCCGCATTCATCACGAAACAAACCGGTGAATCAGGAGAGGCTATTGAAGCTTGGAAACAAAAAAATTTTATACATCGAAGATCATATATCCAACTTGAAACTGTTGGAGCATATCTTGAAGCCGTTTCCCAATCTTTTGTTAACGTTTGCCTGCAATGGCGGCGAAGGCTTGCAAAAGGCTATCAGTGGCTGGTTTGATTTGATTCTCATCGATATTCATCTCCCAGATATAAGCGGATATACGGTGTTGGAAATGTTGCAAAGCGATGAACGAACAAAGCATATTCCGATGATTGCGCTCAGTGCCAATGCGGTACCAAAAGAGATTGAAAGGGCTTTAAAAGCAGGATTTACGGATTACATGACAAAACCGTTGGAGGTAAACGTGTTTCTTGAAAAACTAATACACATATGGGAGGAAAAGCGCCCTCATAAGTAA
- a CDS encoding EAL domain-containing protein yields the protein MIPVSIREMIDKRQFEHVYQPLWDLFNWSIFGYESLLRVNGINNVEHLFQKAREEGCLYELDLALLESSIFQFPFLENKGRLLFLNVYPSTILHHEFKPFLERVVERFPYIENRIVFELNETKEEEGIWKDGELKAAIELMRGYGFYIAIDDVGKGASTLQKIIELQPDYVKLDRYFAQGLAANEEKQKMVSLLASYCGRKMVLVLEGIEEEVDLAQAKLLRVPAAQGYLLGKPGKLT from the coding sequence GTGATCCCGGTCTCTATCAGAGAAATGATCGACAAACGACAGTTTGAACATGTTTACCAGCCGCTGTGGGACTTGTTTAACTGGAGCATCTTTGGATATGAATCGCTGTTGCGGGTAAACGGGATCAATAACGTTGAGCATCTTTTTCAAAAGGCTCGGGAGGAAGGATGTTTATACGAACTCGATCTCGCACTGCTGGAAAGTTCCATCTTTCAGTTTCCTTTTTTAGAGAATAAGGGAAGGCTGCTTTTTTTGAATGTATATCCCTCTACTATTTTGCATCATGAATTTAAACCGTTTTTGGAAAGAGTAGTTGAACGCTTTCCGTATATTGAAAACCGAATTGTGTTCGAATTGAACGAGACAAAAGAAGAAGAGGGTATATGGAAGGATGGAGAGTTAAAAGCAGCTATAGAGTTGATGAGAGGGTATGGTTTTTACATTGCTATTGACGATGTTGGCAAAGGGGCATCGACCTTGCAAAAAATTATTGAATTGCAGCCTGATTATGTGAAGTTGGATCGGTACTTTGCTCAAGGGCTGGCAGCCAATGAAGAAAAACAAAAAATGGTCAGTTTGTTGGCAAGCTACTGCGGCCGCAAAATGGTGCTCGTTTTAGAGGGAATTGAGGAAGAAGTGGATCTCGCCCAAGCGAAGCTTTTGAGAGTGCCGGCAGCGCAAGGGTATCTTTTAGGAAAACCGGGTAAGTTAACATAA